The following nucleotide sequence is from Bacteroidota bacterium.
CACGCATGCAAACACACCAGGTTTTCAAAGAAAGTAAATTATCTTGTATGGAATGAAGGAATAAAAGCAGATCTGGCAAACATTCAACAAATTGACAGTACTCTTATTCAGGTGGTAGGTGCAACACAATTAGGGTACTTAGAGGAGTTCAAAAATTCACCATTACAGGTCAATAATAAAACTCCCTATTATTATTTCGGTTGTGGTATAGGAATATCTTCATTAGTGGAAAAAGAAATTGATGTTATACAAAAGTTAAGTGAAATTTTATCTCATACTAAAAATGGAAGCAAATTGATCGTGCGACCTTACCCCAACAATAAAAATTGGACAAAATATAAAAGGTTACTTCAAAACGAAAATATCGTTTTAGATGATTCCTACAAACAAAACGACTTATCTATTTCTGAGGCCGATATTCAATATAAATTTCACACCATTTCGGATGCAAAGGGTTTTTTCCACCTGGGCACAACACTTGGACTCGAAGCTTGTTTTTTGAATTGCCCGTCGTTTATTATTAATACAGTTCCGGATGATGGGAATCGTGTAAATATATTCAATTTTGTAAACCAATATCAAAATAAAAAATATCTTATAAACGCAAGCGAACTAAATACAATTAATTCCGAATCGCAATTGGAAGATATTTTTGAAAATATTCAAGATCCAAACTATATGAAATTAAACTATAAGATAAGATCGGGATTTCCTATTAAGTCTTTTGAACAAATAAGTAAAGACATTTTCAACATCATGAAATGAACAAAATAAAACATGTTTTATATGCATTTTATTTATATTTTATAAATAGGTGGATATCCTATCTTCCGTTCCATGTAATAAGAAATCTTTTTTACCGTGGTTTATTCAAAAAAATTGGAAAGCAGAATTCATTCCTTATGGGATTTGAAGTTCGGATGCCCTCTAATATTGAGATTGGAAATAATAATGTATTTAATAAAGATGTATTCCTCGATGGTAGAGGAGGAAAAATAATTATTGGAAATAATGTTGACATTGCGCAACAAACAAATATCTGGACTTTAGATCACGAAGTAAACAGCATTAACCATACAACCATAGGCAGAAATACTATCATTGAAGACCACGTTTGGATCGGCAGCAGAGCAACAATTCTTCCTGGCGTAACAATTGGCAAAGGTGCAGTGATCGGTTCCTGTGCTCTAGTAACTAAAGATGTGCCGCCAATGACAATTGTTGGCGGAGTTCCTGCTAAGGTTATTGGCATGAGAACCAACGAGCCTAACTATAAATTATTATACAGGCCCTGGTTCCGATGAGTGCTATGGAAATGAATAAAAAAATTAAAATAGTTTGTTTACCTGTGGCCGGAGAGGCAGACCCTACTCAACTTTTAATGATAGAAGGCCTCAATGAAAATGCAAATATTCATGCTTTTAATGGTGTAAATGACAGGTTTTTTGGAATAATACTATCTGCTATTAAATATCGTCCGGATTTTATTCATTTCGATTGGATTGAATCCTATTATATCAGGAGGAACAAGATTTTTTCATACTTAAATTTACCATCCTTTTTTCTACAGATATTTATCTGTAAATATTTATTGCGAATTAAACTAGCCTGGACAATTCATAATATTTTACCACATGATAGAAGTAATATCCGCTTTAAACAATTTGTTCTGAGATCGTTTGGTCAAGTAGTAAATTTTATACGAGTTTTATCGCCTGAAAGTGTAGAATATTTTGTTTCCAAATTTAACATCACCAAAGAAAAAGTGTATTTTATAGGATTTGGGGATTATATAAATTACTATCCTAATGACATATCAAAGGCTGATGCCAGAAGACTTTTAGGCATACCTGAAAATATTAAAGTATTACTAACACTTGGTTCCATAAAAAAATACAAAGGCATTCCCGGGTATTTACGAAAAATGCAGGAAATAAAGAATGATGATATTCTAATAATAATTGCAGGGAAATGCATTGACCCAAATCTGGAAATGAAAATAAGAGCAATTAAGGATGACCGCATTCAATTTATTAATTCCTTTATAAACAGAGAGGACCTTCAAAACTATTACAACGCTGCTGATCTCATTATACTTCCATTTCTTGATATTGAAAACTCGGGTTCTGTTGTAATGGCAATGGGATTTAAAAAAGCTATAGTTGCGCCAAGGTCAAATGTTTTAAATGATAGATTAAAATTTCAAAAAGAGCTATTATTTACACCGGAAACATTTACAACAATAGTGGATTACGCAATCAAAACACCCTCGGAGGTGTTATATGGCTATGGTGAAAATAATTATAAACAGCTAAAAGAATATTCATGGGCAAATTTTGGTTCGCTCTTTTTATGGTTCACAAACAAAAATGGCCCGAACGCTGGGAACCAAAATTAATTGTATCAAAATAGTAAAATGTCACAAATACCAAAACCTCCTTTAATAATATTTATAACAAGTGTATTCGATGATCCGAAAACCGGGCCAGCCACTTTTGCCCGGCTTTTACATAAATTTTTCAAACAAGATGGGATCAATTTTAAGATCATAACATCCGATTGTAAAAATCCGGACCAAAATATAATTACAGTAAAAAAAACCTATATCAAATCCTTTGTATATTACAGATTATGGAAAAAAGCTAAAAATGTTATAAAACAATACCCTGAAAATCATATAATCATTCATTTTAATAATGCCTTCCCCTATCTCTATTTTGGAAA
It contains:
- a CDS encoding glycosyltransferase; the protein is MNKKIKIVCLPVAGEADPTQLLMIEGLNENANIHAFNGVNDRFFGIILSAIKYRPDFIHFDWIESYYIRRNKIFSYLNLPSFFLQIFICKYLLRIKLAWTIHNILPHDRSNIRFKQFVLRSFGQVVNFIRVLSPESVEYFVSKFNITKEKVYFIGFGDYINYYPNDISKADARRLLGIPENIKVLLTLGSIKKYKGIPGYLRKMQEIKNDDILIIIAGKCIDPNLEMKIRAIKDDRIQFINSFINREDLQNYYNAADLIILPFLDIENSGSVVMAMGFKKAIVAPRSNVLNDRLKFQKELLFTPETFTTIVDYAIKTPSEVLYGYGENNYKQLKEYSWANFGSLFLWFTNKNGPNAGNQN
- a CDS encoding acyltransferase codes for the protein MNKIKHVLYAFYLYFINRWISYLPFHVIRNLFYRGLFKKIGKQNSFLMGFEVRMPSNIEIGNNNVFNKDVFLDGRGGKIIIGNNVDIAQQTNIWTLDHEVNSINHTTIGRNTIIEDHVWIGSRATILPGVTIGKGAVIGSCALVTKDVPPMTIVGGVPAKVIGMRTNEPNYKLLYRPWFR